A stretch of the Corylus avellana chromosome ca6, CavTom2PMs-1.0 genome encodes the following:
- the LOC132184195 gene encoding ACD11 homolog protein isoform X1 — protein sequence MDGVAVESFNDGSVTPLSSIAEAFEELARLLKSHKEGSKEEARLRLDTFCDACSWVSVLFECLGIAFKFAELEYVAKVRNLKEASRTHSTLQEILDLDVSNGTVKKPGSLSRNLRRVRQGLDLIRALFEHFFSTEDHSLKAAASTAYAQVCAPYHSWTVRTAVAAGMYALPTRDKLLHKLNETDQSAEKKMRRYVSAVLPVIAYIDKLYRSRNISLDW from the exons ATGGACGGGGTGGCAGTGGAAAGTTTCAACGATGGCTCTGTGACGCCTCTGTCGTCCATAGCGGAGGCCTTCGAGGAGCTCGCCAGGCTCTTGAAATCACACAAGGAAGGGTCCAAAGAAGAGGCGCGGCTCCGATTGGACACCTTCTGCGACGCCTGCTCTTGGGTCTCCGTTCTTTTTGAATGCCTCGGCATCGCTTTCAAGTTCGCCGAATTGGAGTACGTCGCCAAG GTTCGCAATCTTAAGGAAGCATCAAGGACACATAGCACTTTACAAGAAATACTTGATCTCGATGTTTCAAATGGCACTGTAAAGAAACCAGGAAGCCTTTCACGTAATTTACGACGAGTTAGACAGGGGCTTGACCTCATCAGAGCTTTATTTGAGCACTTTTTTTCAACTGA AGATCACTCTTTGAAGGCAGCAGCTTCAACAGCTTATGCGCAAGTTTGTGCACCATACCACTCATGGACAGTGAGGACAGCGGTAGCTGCTGGGATGTATGCTCTTCCAACAAGAGACAAACTTCTGCACAAGCTCAACGAAACTG ATCAGTCAGcagagaagaaaatgagaaggtATGTCAGTGCTGTGCTTCCTGTAATAGCCTACATTGACAAGCTTTACCGCTCCAGGAATATCAGCTTGGACTGGTGA
- the LOC132184195 gene encoding ACD11 homolog protein isoform X2 produces the protein MDGVAVESFNDGSVTPLSSIAEAFEELARLLKSHKEGSKEEARLRLDTFCDACSWVSVLFECLGIAFKFAELEYVAKVRNLKEASRTHSTLQEILDLDVSNGTVKKPGSLSRNLRRVRQGLDLIRALFEHFFSTEDHSLKAAASTAYAQVCAPYHSWTVRTAVAAGMYALPTRDKLLHKLNETEM, from the exons ATGGACGGGGTGGCAGTGGAAAGTTTCAACGATGGCTCTGTGACGCCTCTGTCGTCCATAGCGGAGGCCTTCGAGGAGCTCGCCAGGCTCTTGAAATCACACAAGGAAGGGTCCAAAGAAGAGGCGCGGCTCCGATTGGACACCTTCTGCGACGCCTGCTCTTGGGTCTCCGTTCTTTTTGAATGCCTCGGCATCGCTTTCAAGTTCGCCGAATTGGAGTACGTCGCCAAG GTTCGCAATCTTAAGGAAGCATCAAGGACACATAGCACTTTACAAGAAATACTTGATCTCGATGTTTCAAATGGCACTGTAAAGAAACCAGGAAGCCTTTCACGTAATTTACGACGAGTTAGACAGGGGCTTGACCTCATCAGAGCTTTATTTGAGCACTTTTTTTCAACTGA AGATCACTCTTTGAAGGCAGCAGCTTCAACAGCTTATGCGCAAGTTTGTGCACCATACCACTCATGGACAGTGAGGACAGCGGTAGCTGCTGGGATGTATGCTCTTCCAACAAGAGACAAACTTCTGCACAAGCTCAACGAAACTG aaaTGTAG
- the LOC132184173 gene encoding protein NRT1/ PTR FAMILY 3.1-like, translating into MEEIKGSHGRRRKGGLVTMPFIFANEVTEKLAVVGFSTNMISYLTSELHMPLTKAANTLTNLGGTASLTPLIGAFIADSYAGRFWTITVASIIYQIGMISLTLSAVLPQLRPPPCKGDEVCKEADAGQVAILYVSLLLGALGSGGIRPCVVAFGADQFDETDPKQNTKTWTYFNWYYFVMGVSILVAVTVLVYIQDNIGWGWGLGIPTIFMFMSIISFIFGYPLYRNLDPAGSPFTRLVQVLVAACRKRNLPMVSDPKLLYQNDELDASISMGGKLFHTKQMKFFDKAAIVTEEEKHLKSGQTPNLWRLNTVHRVEELKSVIRMGPIWAAGILLITAYAQQNTFSLLQAKTMNRHLTKSFQIPAASMSVFTMLAMLSTIAFYDRVFVPVARRFSGLDRGISFLLRMGIGFVISILATLVAGFMEVKRKNAALAHGLIDHPHSTIPISVFWLVPQYSLHGVAEAFMSIGHLEFFYDQAPESMRSSATALFWLSISFGNYLSSLLVSMVHKFTAKPDGSNWLRNDNISKGKLEYFYWLLTLLQVANFIYYLCCAKLYTYKPLEIPKKEGTGSSEEDHGVVELADRV; encoded by the exons ATGGAGGAGATCAAAGGAAGCCATGGCAGGAGGCGAAAGGGAGGGTTGGTCACAATGCCTTTCATTTTTG CAAACGAGGTTACTGAGAAGTTGGCTGTGGTCGGATTTTCTACTAATATGATAAGCTACTTAACATCTGAGCTGCATATGCCATTAACCAAAGCAGCTAACACCCTCACCAATCTCGGAGGAACTGCAAGCTTGACACCGCTGATCGGCGCCTTCATCGCCGATTCATATGCCGGTCGGTTCTGGACTATAACCGTTGCTTCCATCATATACCAAATA ggGATGATAAGCCTGACACTCTCAGCAGTACTCCCACAACTAAGGCCACCACCGTGTAAAGGAGATGAAGTTTGCAAAGAAGCGGATGCAGGACAGGTGGCTATACTTTACGTATCTCTTCTGCTAGGAGCCCTTGGATCCGGAGGGATCCGACCCTGTGTGGTGGCATTCGGGGCAGACCAGTTCGATGAAACGGATCCTAAGCAAAACACCAAGACATGGACCTATTTCAACTGGTACTATTTTGTAATGGGGGTATCCATACTAGTGGCTGTGACAGTGCTTGTTTATATTCAGGATAACATTGGATGGGGTTGGGGCCTTGGAATTCCAACCATTTTCATGTTCATGTCAatcattagttttattttcgGGTACCCGCTTTACCGGAACTTGGATCCGGCTGGGAGTCCATTTACCCGGTTGGTACAAGTGTTAGTTGCTGCCTGCAGGAAGAGAAATTTGCCTATGGTTTCTGATCCCAAGTTACTATACCAAAATGACGAGCTTGATGCCTCTATTTCCATGGGTGGGAAGCTTTTTCACACTAAGCAAATGAA ATTTTTTGACAAGGCAGCCATTGTGacggaagaagaaaaacacctCAAATCTGGGCAAACACCAAACTTATGGAGGCTGAACACCGTTCATCGAGTGGAAGAACTAAAGTCGGTGATCAGAATGGGGCCAATATGGGCTGCAGGGATCCTCCTCATCACAGCCTACGCACAACAAAACACATTCTCACTCCTGCAAGCCAAAACCATGAACAGGCACCTTACAAAGTCCTTCCAAATCCCTGCCGCCTCCATGTCCGTCTTCACCATGCTCGCCATGCTCTCCACAATCGCGTTTTACGACCGTGTTTTCGTTCCGGTAGCCCGCAGGTTCTCCGGGCTCGACCGGGGCATCAGCTTCCTGCTCCGGATGGGAATCGGGTTTGTCATCTCCATATTAGCCACTCTAGTCGCCGGGTTCATGGAAGTGAAGCGCAAAAACGCAGCTTTAGCACACGGGCTCATTGATCACCCGCATTCCACCATCCCCATATCTGTCTTCTGGCTTGTGCCGCAGTATAGCCTTCATGGGGTGGCTGAAGCTTTCATGTCCATTGGGCATCTCGAGTTTTTCTACGACCAGGCTCCAGAAAGCATGAGAAGCAGTGCCACGGCGCTTTTCTGGCTGTCAATTTCATTTGGGAATTATTTAAGCTCGCTTCTTGTTTCCATGGTGCACAAGTTTACTGCTAAGCCAGATGGATCAAACTGGCTTAGAAACGACAACATAAGCAAGGGGAAATTGGAGTACTTTTATTGGTTGCTCACGTTGCTGCAAGTCGCTAATTTTATTTACTACTTGTGCTGCGCcaaattatatacatataagcCTCTCGAGATCCCAAAAAAGGAAGGTACTGGGAGCTCTGAAGAAGATCATGGGGTGGTGGAGCTTGCAGATCGGGTTTGA
- the LOC132185626 gene encoding protein NRT1/ PTR FAMILY 3.1-like, which produces MERSSTEVVEMENKEVIKEGKSEMEKMDELSDHFKRKKGGIITMPFIFATEFCEKLAVDGFSNNMANYLTQHLHMPITKAANTVTTFSGTAGLMPLLGAFIADSYAGPFWTITVASITCQIALVCLTLSASLPQLRPPPCAANHACQEANSREIAILYFSLLMVAIGSGGIRPCVAAFGVNQFVGVEPKHKTKAWVFFNWYYFVMGASMLLSSTVLVYIQDNVGWGWGLGIPTAAMLFSIPIFVFGYPLYRILDPAGSPFTRLLQVTVAAFRKRNVPFVSDPEMLYQKKEIDASISSDGMLHHTRQFQFLDKAAIVTVKDDIKATQKPNLWRLNTVHRVEELKSIMRMLPIWAAGIIFFAASAQQRTFSLQQANAMDRQLTKSFQIPSASMFLFTVISMLTTIAFYDRVFVPFASKFTGLSQGITFLHRMGMGFFISIFATLVAGFIEVKRKKHAANLAKSTTLPLISVFWLVPQYSLHGISEAFMAIGHLHFLYDQAPESMRSTAMALFWTANSAGDYASTLLVSLVTKFSHWLPGKNLNNGKLEYFYWLITCLQVLNFVYYFLCAKFFTSKSLQIQTNEGDDSKGKGLELENGV; this is translated from the exons ATGGAGAGAAGTAGCACTGAAGTTGTAGAGATGGAAAATAAAGAGgtgatcaaagaagggaagtCAGAGATGGAAAAAATGGATGAGCTAAGCGACCATTTCAAGAGGAAGAAGGGTGGAATTATCACAATGCCCTTCATCTTCG CAACTGAGTTTTGTGAGAAGTTGGCAGTGGATGGCTTCAGTAACAATATGGCTAACTATTTAACTCAACATCTTCATATGCCTATTACTAAAGCCGCTAACACTGTCACCACCTTCAGTGGCACTGCAGGCTTGATGCCATTGCTTGGAGCCTTCATCGCTGATTCATATGCTGGACCCTTTTGGACTATCACTGTCGCTTCCATTACGTGCCAAATA GCCCTGGTATGCTTGACATTATCAGCGTCACTGCCACAGCTAAGGCCACCTCCATGTGCAGCTAACCATGCGTGCCAAGAAGCCAATTCCAGGGAGATTGCAATCCTCTACTTTTCTCTTCTAATGGTGGCCATCGGATCCGGCGGGATCCGACCATGTGTGGCAGCCTTTGGGGTGAACCAATTTGTTGGTGTGGAACCTAAGCACAAGACCAAGGCATGGGTGTTTTTTAATTGGTACTATTTTGTGATGGGGGCATCTATGCTTCTGTCCTCAACAGTGCTTGTATATATTCAGGATAATGTTGGATGGGGTTGGGGCCTTGGAATTCCAACAGCTGCCATGCTTTTTTCAAtacccatttttgtttttggctacCCGCTTTACCGAATTTTGGATCCGGCTGGGAGCCCATTTACTCGATTGTTACAAGTCACTGTGGCTGCATTTAGGAAGAGAAATGTCCCCTTTGTTTCTGACCCAGAAATGTTATATCAGAAAAAGGAGATTGATGCCTCTATTTCTTCAGACGGGATGCTACATCATACTAGACAATTTCA GTTCTTGGACAAGGCAGCCATTGTGACTGTCAAAGACGACATTAAAGCTACACAAAAACCAAATCTATGGAGGCTGAACACGGTTCATAGAGTTGAAGAGTTGAAATCTATAATGAGAATGTTACCCATATGGGCTGCTGGAATCATCTTTTTCGCAGCCTCTGCCCAACAACGAACCTTCTCTCTCCAACAAGCCAATGCCATGGACAGGCAGCTCACAAAGTCATTCCAAATCCCTTCAGCCTCAATGTTCCTCTTCACCGTCATATCTATGCTCACCACGATTGCCTTCTACGACCGCGTTTTCGTTCCTTTTGCAAGCAAGTTCACAGGGCTCAGCCAAGGCATCACCTTCTTGCACCGCATGGGAATGGGCTTTTTCATTTCAATATTCGCCACTCTGGTGGCCGGCTTCATTGAAGTGAAGCGCAAAAAGCATGCAGCTAATTTGGCTAAATCCACTACTCTCCCATTAATCTCAGTCTTTTGGCTTGTGCCACAGTACAGCCTTCATGGGATTTCAGAGGCTTTCATGGCCATCGGCCACCTCCACTTTTTGTATGATCAGGCGCCGGAGAGCATGAGGAGCACCGCCATGGCGCTGTTTTGGACGGCAAATTCGGCCGGTGACTATGCCAGCACACTTTTGGTTTCTCTGGTGACCAAATTTAGTCACTGGCTTCCAGGCAAAAACTTGAACAATGGAAAATTGGAGTACTTTTACTGGTTGATCACATGTTTGCAAGTCCTAAATTTTGTGTACTATTTTCTTTGTGCCAAATTCTTTACTTCCAAGTCCcttcaaatacaaacaaacgAAGGTGATGACTCGAAAGGGAAGGGATTAGAGCTCGAGAATGGGGTTTAG
- the LOC132184134 gene encoding ubiquitin receptor RAD23c-like isoform X2: protein MKIFVKTLKGTHFEIEVKPEDSVADVKKSIESVQGADVYPAAQQMLIHQGKVLKDGTTLDENKVAENSFVVIMLTKNKSSSGEASTTSTAAASKTPQTSAPPPTTPASTAPQAPVVTSELPVTVSAPAPAPAPAPATISSTTAASEGDVYGQAASNLLAGNNLEGAIQQILDMGGGTWDRDIVVRALRAAFNNPERAVEYLYSGIPEQAEVPPVARVPASGSPANAPAQPPQPAQPAAVPSSGPNANPLDLFPQGLPNMGSGAAAGASTLDFLRNSQQFQALRAVVQANPQILQPMLQELGKQNPNLLRLIQEHQADFLRLINEPIEGGEGNALGQLTAGMPQAITVTPEEREAIERLEAMGFDRATVLEVFFACNKNEELAANYLLDHMHEFED, encoded by the exons ATGAAGATTTTCGTGAAGACTTTGAAGGGCACTCACTTTGAAATCGAAGTGAAGCCTGAAGACTCG GTTGCTGATGTGAAGAAGAGTATAGAAAGTGTTCAAGGTGCGGATGTTTATCCTGCCGCACAACAGATGCTTATCCATCAAGGAAAGGTTCTTAAAGATGGCACCACCTTGGATGAAAACAAAGTTGCTGAAAATAGTTTTGTTGTGATCATGTTAACAAAG AATAAGAGCTCATCTGGTGAGGCTTCTACCACATCAACTGCTGCTGCAAGCAAG ACCCCACAAACAAGTGCCCCGCCTCCTACAACCCCAGCATCAACGGCACCTCAAGCTCCTGTAGTAACCTCGGAATT GCCTGTGACTGTCAGTGCCCCTGCCCC AGCCCCAGCCCCAGCCCCTGCTACTATCTCTTCTACCACTGCTGC GTCTGAGGGTGATGTTTATGGCCAAGCAGCGTCTAATCTGCTTGCTGGAAACAACTTAGAGGGAGCAATTCAGCAAATTCTGGATATGGGAGGAGGGACTTGGGATAGGGATATTGTTGTTCGTGCACTTCGTGCTGCTTTCAACAACCCAGAGAGAGCTGTTGAATATTTATATTCG GGTATCCCTGAGCAAGCTGAAGTTCCTCCAGTGGCCCGAGTCCCTGCAAGTGGGTCACCTGCAAATGCTCCAGCCCAACCTCCGCAACCTGCACAACCAGCAGCTGTTCCTTCAAGTGGACCAAATGCTAATCCTTTAGATCTCTTTCCCCAG GGCCTTCCCAACATGGGCTCAGGTGCTGCTGCTGGTGCAAGTACCCTTGATTTTTTGCGCAATAGTCAGCAG TTTCAAGCCTTGCGAGCAGTGGTTCAGGCTAATCCGCAAATATTGCAG CCTATGCTTCAAGAGCTTGGGAAACAAAATCCCAACCTTCTGAGGTTAATTCAAGAGCATCAGGCTGACTTCCTTCGCCTGATTAATGAACCTATTGAAGGTGGAGAAGG GAATGCACTGGGGCAGCTGACAGCAGGAATGCCGCAGGCTATCACAGTCACCCCTGAGGAGCGTGAAGCCATAGAACga CTTGAAGCAATGGGCTTCGATCGAGCAACCGTATTGGAGGTGTTTTTCGCCTGTAACAAGAATGAGGAGCTGGCTGCCAATTACCTTCTTGATCACATGCATGAGTTCGAGGATTGA
- the LOC132184134 gene encoding ubiquitin receptor RAD23c-like isoform X1 has protein sequence MKIFVKTLKGTHFEIEVKPEDSVADVKKSIESVQGADVYPAAQQMLIHQGKVLKDGTTLDENKVAENSFVVIMLTKNKSSSGEASTTSTAAASKTPQTSAPPPTTPASTAPQAPVVTSELPVTVSAPAPAPAPAPATISSTTAARSEGDVYGQAASNLLAGNNLEGAIQQILDMGGGTWDRDIVVRALRAAFNNPERAVEYLYSGIPEQAEVPPVARVPASGSPANAPAQPPQPAQPAAVPSSGPNANPLDLFPQGLPNMGSGAAAGASTLDFLRNSQQFQALRAVVQANPQILQPMLQELGKQNPNLLRLIQEHQADFLRLINEPIEGGEGNALGQLTAGMPQAITVTPEEREAIERLEAMGFDRATVLEVFFACNKNEELAANYLLDHMHEFED, from the exons ATGAAGATTTTCGTGAAGACTTTGAAGGGCACTCACTTTGAAATCGAAGTGAAGCCTGAAGACTCG GTTGCTGATGTGAAGAAGAGTATAGAAAGTGTTCAAGGTGCGGATGTTTATCCTGCCGCACAACAGATGCTTATCCATCAAGGAAAGGTTCTTAAAGATGGCACCACCTTGGATGAAAACAAAGTTGCTGAAAATAGTTTTGTTGTGATCATGTTAACAAAG AATAAGAGCTCATCTGGTGAGGCTTCTACCACATCAACTGCTGCTGCAAGCAAG ACCCCACAAACAAGTGCCCCGCCTCCTACAACCCCAGCATCAACGGCACCTCAAGCTCCTGTAGTAACCTCGGAATT GCCTGTGACTGTCAGTGCCCCTGCCCC AGCCCCAGCCCCAGCCCCTGCTACTATCTCTTCTACCACTGCTGC CAGGTCTGAGGGTGATGTTTATGGCCAAGCAGCGTCTAATCTGCTTGCTGGAAACAACTTAGAGGGAGCAATTCAGCAAATTCTGGATATGGGAGGAGGGACTTGGGATAGGGATATTGTTGTTCGTGCACTTCGTGCTGCTTTCAACAACCCAGAGAGAGCTGTTGAATATTTATATTCG GGTATCCCTGAGCAAGCTGAAGTTCCTCCAGTGGCCCGAGTCCCTGCAAGTGGGTCACCTGCAAATGCTCCAGCCCAACCTCCGCAACCTGCACAACCAGCAGCTGTTCCTTCAAGTGGACCAAATGCTAATCCTTTAGATCTCTTTCCCCAG GGCCTTCCCAACATGGGCTCAGGTGCTGCTGCTGGTGCAAGTACCCTTGATTTTTTGCGCAATAGTCAGCAG TTTCAAGCCTTGCGAGCAGTGGTTCAGGCTAATCCGCAAATATTGCAG CCTATGCTTCAAGAGCTTGGGAAACAAAATCCCAACCTTCTGAGGTTAATTCAAGAGCATCAGGCTGACTTCCTTCGCCTGATTAATGAACCTATTGAAGGTGGAGAAGG GAATGCACTGGGGCAGCTGACAGCAGGAATGCCGCAGGCTATCACAGTCACCCCTGAGGAGCGTGAAGCCATAGAACga CTTGAAGCAATGGGCTTCGATCGAGCAACCGTATTGGAGGTGTTTTTCGCCTGTAACAAGAATGAGGAGCTGGCTGCCAATTACCTTCTTGATCACATGCATGAGTTCGAGGATTGA
- the LOC132184573 gene encoding uncharacterized protein LOC132184573 gives MSSIVESRNDKKRVRGDSDEFSESDSPEVKRLREDLLGFLDDTEADPTIQDLDSVMKSFEEEIAQACTSSPVPVVDLTLDSGESQPELGYLLEASDDELGLPPSGNSLDEDVKNSESELGRDSSYSYGIGELWGFEDQLPSYYSFEFGAGNGYDNTSEYVAFDGLFEHSDVYFDSSDVSDPSWRHETLPAQ, from the coding sequence atgtCTAGCATAGTGGAGAGCCGAAACGATAAGAAGCGGGTCCGAGGCGACTCGGACGAGTTTTCCGAGTCGGACTCCCCCGAGGTGAAGCGTCTCAGGGAAGACCTTCTGGGGTTCCTCGACGACACGGAGGCCGATCCGACGATTCAGGACCTCGACTCGGTCATGAAGAGCTTTGAGGAAGAAATAGCTCAGGCTTGTACTTCTTCGCCGGTGCCGGTTGTCGACCTGACGTTGGATTCCGGCGAGTCCCAGCCGGAGCTCGGGTACCTTTTGGAAGCTTCGGACGACGAGCTCGGTCTGCCTCCTTCTGGGAATTCTTTAGACGAGGACGTGAAGAACTCAGAGAGCGAGTTGGGCCGGGACTCGTCCTATTCGTACGGAATCGGCGAGCTTTGGGGCTTCGAGGATCAGCTTCCGAGTTATTACTCGTTCGAGTTTGGTGCCGGGAACGGGTATGACAATACTAGCGAGTACGTGGCGTTTGATGGGCTGTTCGAGCACTCCGATGTGTATTTCGATTCGTCCGATGTTTCGGACCCCTCTTGGCGGCATGAAACTTTGCCGGCACAATag